The following proteins are co-located in the Halarcobacter sp. genome:
- a CDS encoding nitroreductase family protein, translated as MNFKDFKKLVCNTRTTRRFKKDITIENIELEDVLDAARVVSSAKNMQPLKYITVTDKNLVKKLAQTCQWATHLENWNQKEEEQPSAFIIVLNDTKIDGFAMLDCGIALNNIMLGLKIKGYSSCPLASIDKELCKELFSLDEKIEPMIGIAIGIEDETIKVVDVKLDTNYYRDEIDIHCVPKRDLNDVLIGKY; from the coding sequence ATGAACTTTAAAGACTTTAAAAAATTAGTTTGCAATACAAGAACAACAAGAAGATTTAAAAAAGATATTACAATTGAAAATATAGAATTAGAAGATGTATTAGATGCTGCAAGGGTTGTTTCAAGTGCTAAAAATATGCAACCATTAAAATATATAACAGTTACAGATAAAAATCTAGTAAAAAAATTAGCCCAAACATGCCAATGGGCAACACACCTTGAAAACTGGAATCAAAAAGAAGAGGAGCAACCAAGTGCTTTTATAATAGTATTAAATGATACTAAAATCGATGGGTTTGCAATGTTAGATTGTGGTATTGCTTTAAATAACATAATGCTAGGTTTAAAAATAAAAGGTTACTCATCTTGCCCTTTAGCTTCAATAGATAAAGAATTATGCAAAGAACTTTTTTCACTTGATGAAAAAATAGAACCCATGATTGGTATAGCTATTGGCATAGAAGATGAAACAATAAAAGTTGTTGATGTAAAACTTGATACAAACTATTATAGAGATGAGATAGATATTCATTGCGTGCCAAAAAGAGATTTAAATGATGTTTTAATAGGTAAATACTAA
- a CDS encoding SDR family NAD(P)-dependent oxidoreductase, translated as MKNILITGCSSGIGLETAKLLDASGIKVYATARKQEDVEKLKELGLKAFLLDVTNEKHIKTILEQIFSIDGKIDAVFNNAGFGQPGAVEDITLPVIREQFETNVFGMHEVTRQTLPYMRKQGFGKIIQHSSVLGIISLKFRGAYNCSKYAIEGLADTLRLELSDTNISVSTINTGPVTSKFRENALKNFRKNVDIENSAFSDIYKKELKERLENDKDDTPFNLPASSVANVVLKILESNKPKPRYYVTKATYILGFLKRILSTSLLDKILNKI; from the coding sequence ATGAAAAATATTCTAATAACAGGTTGTTCTAGTGGTATAGGACTGGAAACAGCAAAACTTTTAGATGCTTCAGGAATAAAAGTTTATGCAACAGCTAGAAAACAAGAAGATGTTGAAAAATTAAAAGAGCTTGGATTAAAAGCTTTTTTACTTGATGTTACAAATGAAAAACATATAAAAACAATACTTGAACAAATCTTTTCAATAGATGGAAAAATTGATGCAGTTTTCAATAATGCTGGTTTTGGTCAACCAGGAGCAGTAGAAGATATAACGCTTCCTGTAATAAGAGAACAATTTGAAACAAATGTTTTTGGTATGCACGAAGTTACTAGACAAACTCTTCCATATATGAGAAAACAAGGCTTTGGTAAGATTATTCAGCACTCGTCTGTTTTAGGAATAATATCTTTAAAATTTAGAGGAGCATACAACTGTTCAAAATATGCTATTGAAGGACTTGCTGATACCTTAAGACTTGAGTTAAGTGATACAAATATTAGTGTAAGTACAATAAATACAGGTCCAGTTACAAGTAAATTTAGAGAAAATGCCCTAAAAAATTTTAGAAAAAATGTAGATATAGAAAATAGTGCTTTTAGTGATATTTATAAAAAAGAGTTAAAAGAAAGATTAGAAAATGACAAAGATGATACACCTTTTAATCTGCCAGCTAGTTCTGTTGCAAATGTAGTTTTAAAAATACTTGAAAGTAATAAACCAAAACCTAGATATTATGTTACAAAAGCTACATATATCTTAGGCTTTTTAAAACGTATTTTATCAACATCACTATTAGATAAAATACTTAATAAAATATAA
- a CDS encoding Na+/H+ antiporter NhaC family protein, translating to MLLPIIALASDTKDNSTLFGVFTLIPPLVAIVLAFITRNVIFSLFIGIFSGTYMISVSEKNVFISIYYAFVDMSSKMVGSLADSWNAGIVLQVLTIGGMIAVITKMGGPRAIAEKLAKKAKTPASAQLYTWIMGFFIFFDDYANSLVIGPIMKPVTDKLKIAREKLAFIIDATAAPIAGLALISTWVGYELSLIKDAYDSIGQPDINAFGIFVETLPYRFYNILMLAFVFFSAFTLREFGPMYKAAHRAHTKGHVTNPKTDSTLMNQENSFMLPKEGVTYSIYNAIVPIFVLIVVAIVGFYLNGVSALEGEILKAVESNPFSFYAVREAFGAADASVVIFEAALFSSLVAIIMGLKQKIFSLHEALETWVYGVKALVITAVILILAWSLSAVMKEVGTANYLVTLLSESTPQFILPTVIFILGSIISFSTGTSYGTMGILMPLTIPLANAVGIQTGLEDVALHNYIVLNVGAVLTGAIFGDHCSPISDTSILSSMASSCNHMDHISTQLYYAIFVGTVSILCGYLPAAFSVPVTILLPLGLLVIFLVIRFYGKPYLEK from the coding sequence ATGCTTTTGCCTATTATTGCATTAGCAAGTGATACAAAAGATAACTCAACATTGTTTGGTGTATTTACACTAATTCCACCTCTTGTAGCTATAGTTTTAGCATTTATTACTAGAAATGTAATCTTCTCTTTATTTATAGGAATTTTCTCTGGAACTTATATGATAAGTGTAAGTGAGAAAAATGTATTTATATCTATATATTATGCATTTGTTGACATGTCTTCAAAGATGGTAGGTTCCTTGGCTGATTCTTGGAATGCTGGTATTGTTTTACAGGTTCTAACAATTGGTGGTATGATCGCAGTTATAACAAAGATGGGTGGTCCAAGAGCTATTGCAGAAAAACTTGCAAAAAAGGCTAAGACACCAGCTTCAGCACAACTTTATACTTGGATTATGGGATTTTTTATTTTCTTTGATGATTATGCAAATTCATTAGTTATTGGTCCAATTATGAAGCCTGTAACCGATAAACTAAAAATTGCAAGGGAAAAATTAGCTTTTATTATTGATGCTACTGCTGCTCCAATTGCCGGTCTTGCTTTAATCTCAACTTGGGTAGGGTATGAATTATCTTTAATCAAAGATGCATATGATTCAATAGGACAACCAGATATAAATGCATTTGGAATTTTTGTAGAGACACTTCCTTATAGATTTTATAATATTTTAATGCTTGCATTTGTATTTTTTTCAGCTTTTACTTTAAGAGAATTTGGACCAATGTATAAAGCAGCACACAGAGCCCATACAAAAGGTCATGTAACAAATCCAAAAACTGATAGTACATTAATGAATCAAGAAAACTCTTTTATGCTTCCAAAAGAAGGAGTTACTTATTCTATTTATAATGCAATTGTTCCAATTTTTGTTTTAATTGTTGTTGCGATAGTTGGATTTTATCTAAATGGTGTTTCTGCATTAGAAGGAGAAATTTTAAAAGCAGTGGAATCGAATCCTTTTAGTTTTTATGCAGTAAGGGAAGCTTTTGGAGCTGCAGATGCTTCAGTGGTTATTTTCGAAGCAGCACTATTTTCATCTTTAGTAGCTATTATTATGGGATTAAAGCAAAAGATATTTTCATTGCATGAGGCTTTAGAAACTTGGGTATATGGAGTTAAAGCTTTAGTTATTACAGCTGTTATTTTGATTTTAGCTTGGTCTTTAAGTGCAGTTATGAAAGAGGTTGGTACAGCAAATTATTTAGTAACTTTATTATCAGAATCTACACCACAGTTTATTCTTCCTACAGTAATATTTATTTTAGGTTCTATAATCTCTTTTTCTACAGGTACTTCATATGGTACAATGGGGATTTTAATGCCTCTTACAATACCTTTAGCAAATGCAGTTGGTATTCAAACAGGTTTAGAAGATGTTGCTTTACATAATTATATTGTTTTAAATGTTGGAGCAGTATTAACAGGGGCAATATTTGGAGATCATTGTTCTCCAATCTCTGATACATCAATTTTATCATCAATGGCTTCATCTTGTAATCATATGGATCATATTTCAACACAGTTATATTATGCAATATTTGTTGGAACAGTATCTATTTTATGTGGATATCTACCTGCAGCATTTTCAGTTCCTGTAACTATTTTATTGCCTTTAGGATTGTTAGTGATATTTTTGGTTATAAGATTTTATGGTAAACCATATTTAGAAAAGTAA
- a CDS encoding ABC transporter permease, protein MLKTASYTLIILILLVFLLPFIYTVSPYELNPEKILEAPSLNHLLGTDRLGRDMLARVLNGGQTSLIIGFLSAAIASLIGLFVGINAGYFKGKIDKSITILIDLFLTFPTFFLLLALVSYIQASSFVLIIVISITGWMGMARLIRSESFAIGNRPYIKVLKLANVSKTKIIFKYFAPLLAPIFLISFTFGVGGAILAESGLSFLGLGVNPPQMSWGSLLSDGKAVIDIAWWVSFFPGLMIFIVTFCLMQISDYLQSKTNQKEIQQ, encoded by the coding sequence ATGTTAAAAACGGCAAGTTATACTTTAATAATATTAATCTTATTAGTGTTTTTATTGCCTTTTATTTATACAGTTTCGCCATATGAATTAAACCCTGAAAAAATACTAGAAGCTCCTTCTTTAAACCATTTATTGGGTACTGACCGATTGGGAAGAGATATGTTAGCAAGAGTTTTAAATGGTGGGCAAACTTCACTTATAATTGGCTTTTTAAGTGCAGCAATAGCTTCATTGATTGGTTTATTTGTTGGTATAAATGCAGGATATTTTAAAGGTAAGATTGATAAAAGTATTACAATTTTGATTGATTTATTTTTAACATTTCCAACATTTTTTCTTTTATTAGCACTTGTTTCATATATACAAGCTTCCTCTTTTGTTTTGATTATTGTGATTTCTATAACAGGTTGGATGGGGATGGCAAGGTTAATTAGAAGTGAAAGTTTTGCTATAGGAAATAGACCTTACATAAAAGTATTAAAACTTGCAAATGTATCAAAAACAAAAATCATATTTAAATATTTTGCACCACTTTTAGCCCCAATATTTTTAATCTCTTTCACCTTTGGAGTTGGTGGAGCAATATTAGCTGAATCTGGATTATCATTTTTAGGTTTAGGTGTAAACCCTCCTCAAATGTCATGGGGAAGTTTGTTAAGTGATGGGAAAGCTGTTATAGATATTGCTTGGTGGGTTAGTTTCTTTCCAGGACTTATGATATTTATAGTAACTTTTTGTTTAATGCAAATTTCTGATTACTTGCAAAGTAAGACAAATCAAAAAGAGATTCAACAATAA
- the rsmD gene encoding 16S rRNA (guanine(966)-N(2))-methyltransferase RsmD, translating into MKNNKPTTKIIAGKHKGKLIELPSLDVTRSSKARLKESLFNVLQFDIIDKIFIESFAGSGSIGLEAISRDAKRAYFVELDKNSYKILTKNCKNIEPDKCQTMMGDTFIQTPSILNSLKNSSDELILYVDPPFDYRDGMEDIYDKSFKMIENIENDNIFIVILEHVSTLEMPEELGKFVLNKTKKFGKSSLSYYIYK; encoded by the coding sequence ATGAAAAATAATAAACCAACAACAAAAATTATTGCAGGAAAACATAAAGGGAAATTAATCGAATTACCCTCTTTAGATGTTACAAGAAGTTCAAAAGCTAGACTTAAAGAGTCTTTATTTAATGTTCTTCAATTTGATATTATAGATAAAATTTTTATTGAAAGTTTTGCAGGTAGTGGGAGTATTGGGCTTGAAGCAATAAGTCGTGATGCAAAAAGAGCTTATTTTGTAGAACTTGATAAAAATTCATACAAAATATTGACAAAAAATTGTAAAAATATTGAGCCAGATAAATGTCAAACTATGATGGGTGATACTTTTATTCAAACACCATCAATATTAAATAGTTTAAAAAACTCTTCAGATGAGTTAATCTTATACGTGGATCCACCTTTTGATTATAGAGATGGTATGGAAGATATTTATGATAAATCATTTAAAATGATTGAAAATATTGAAAATGATAATATTTTTATTGTAATCCTTGAACATGTATCAACATTAGAGATGCCAGAAGAGTTAGGTAAATTTGTTTTAAATAAAACAAAGAAATTTGGAAAGAGTTCTCTTTCTTATTATATTTACAAGTAG
- a CDS encoding DUF4405 domain-containing protein produces the protein MKFKFKDVATSMATVVFLVVAVSGLMLYFKIFNSQVKELHEILGLAFVAAAVLHVTANWKAMKNYFTKKIFISAALVVVVISGLFISQNLDKGADPKGTALRSIINAPLDASLKVLAVDYDEAMMRLENANIKNLNKKSLGEIAKANGDSPFKIIAIITSK, from the coding sequence ATGAAATTTAAATTTAAAGATGTTGCAACTTCTATGGCAACTGTAGTATTTTTGGTTGTAGCAGTTAGTGGTCTAATGTTGTATTTCAAAATATTTAATAGTCAAGTAAAAGAGTTACATGAGATATTAGGATTAGCTTTTGTTGCAGCTGCAGTTTTACACGTAACAGCAAACTGGAAAGCGATGAAGAATTATTTTACAAAAAAAATATTTATTAGTGCAGCTTTAGTAGTTGTTGTAATAAGTGGATTATTTATTTCACAAAACTTAGATAAAGGAGCAGATCCTAAAGGTACTGCCTTGCGAAGTATAATCAATGCACCACTTGATGCCTCACTAAAAGTATTAGCTGTTGATTATGATGAGGCTATGATGAGATTAGAAAATGCAAATATTAAAAATTTAAATAAAAAATCTTTAGGAGAGATTGCCAAAGCAAATGGAGACAGTCCCTTTAAAATTATTGCAATAATTACAAGTAAATAA
- a CDS encoding DUF2062 domain-containing protein translates to MPRKRLQKILPSHEKIKEQKLLKIFGNFLNKREIWSLNRKKVIGGVFIGIFVACLPMPLQMVLASILAIFFNMNLPISFALIFISNPLTMPALFYFEYQIGKLLIKPENPIEFNFHSMYDNFEEIALCLWSGAIVVGLFSAVLCYVLVNFFWIYSVKKDRRKIR, encoded by the coding sequence TTGCCAAGAAAAAGATTGCAAAAGATTTTACCAAGCCATGAAAAAATAAAAGAACAAAAACTATTAAAAATATTTGGTAATTTTTTAAACAAAAGAGAGATTTGGAGCCTAAATAGAAAAAAAGTTATTGGAGGAGTTTTCATAGGTATATTTGTAGCTTGTTTACCTATGCCTCTACAGATGGTCTTAGCTTCAATTTTAGCAATATTTTTTAATATGAATCTACCAATAAGTTTTGCACTGATATTTATTAGTAATCCACTTACAATGCCTGCACTATTTTACTTTGAATATCAAATTGGAAAACTTCTTATAAAACCTGAAAATCCGATTGAGTTTAATTTTCACTCTATGTATGATAATTTTGAAGAGATTGCCCTTTGTCTTTGGAGTGGAGCAATAGTTGTTGGACTTTTTAGTGCTGTACTTTGTTATGTTTTAGTAAACTTTTTTTGGATATATTCAGTAAAGAAAGATAGACGAAAAATAAGATAA
- a CDS encoding TOBE domain-containing protein, with the protein MKTSARNELSGKIIDIKSGEVMSEVKVEVAPSVIVSATITKEATNSLGLVIGSEVSALVKSSSVIISKEQLKATARNIIKAEVVEIKSGQVNSEVKLKVGENMICAVVTNEAVEDLSLTVGSTAYGIFKASSVILVA; encoded by the coding sequence ATGAAAACAAGCGCAAGAAATGAATTAAGTGGAAAAATCATTGACATAAAATCTGGTGAAGTGATGTCAGAAGTTAAAGTTGAAGTGGCACCTAGTGTTATAGTTTCAGCAACAATTACAAAAGAAGCTACTAACTCTTTAGGTCTAGTTATTGGAAGTGAAGTATCAGCATTAGTTAAATCATCTTCTGTAATTATTTCAAAAGAACAATTAAAAGCTACAGCTAGAAATATAATTAAAGCAGAAGTTGTTGAGATTAAATCAGGACAAGTTAATTCTGAAGTAAAATTAAAAGTTGGTGAAAATATGATTTGTGCAGTTGTAACAAATGAAGCAGTTGAAGATTTAAGTCTTACTGTAGGTTCAACTGCTTACGGAATTTTTAAAGCATCAAGTGTTATTTTAGTAGCATAA
- the rny gene encoding ribonuclease Y: MELVGVGVIVAILSVAITVFVLKKINKAKIDIYVEQAKAKAKVIEHEAEVVLKDAQIKAKRDYDREFKTAKREYDELLSQIEKKEKELNHHLESELKAIKEEKAQIVEKNEKITTIKEGLKRQQKTYEEKIAKAIKVLENASGLTEDEAKDLMLEKVKEDSRATIASIFRKKYKLAEQKCKDEVNNMLSHAVTRYAGEFAAERLINNLPLSDEETKGKIIGKEGRNIKALEMLLGVDIIIDDTPNTITISSFNLYRRAIATRTIQELLEDGRIQPARIEEIYLKVKSDFDKNILKEGEDVIMELGIKSMHPELVKLVGRLRYRASYGQNALAHTLEVANLAGLLAAQMGGDAILARRAGILHDIGKSLTHDMPGSHVDLGAEICKRYDEPDTVINAIYAHHGHEEPINVESAAVCAADALSAARPGARREVLESFLKRVEEVENISTSKTGVLNAYAINAGREVRVIVKADLVNDDEAILLATEIAQEIEEKVQYPGEIKVNVIRELRASSYAR, encoded by the coding sequence ATGGAATTAGTAGGAGTTGGGGTAATTGTTGCAATCTTAAGTGTTGCAATTACTGTTTTTGTTCTAAAGAAAATCAATAAAGCAAAAATTGATATATATGTTGAACAAGCAAAAGCGAAAGCAAAGGTTATTGAGCATGAAGCTGAAGTAGTTTTAAAAGATGCTCAAATAAAAGCAAAAAGAGATTATGACAGAGAATTTAAAACTGCAAAAAGAGAATATGATGAACTACTTTCTCAAATTGAGAAAAAAGAGAAAGAGCTAAACCATCATCTTGAGTCAGAATTAAAAGCTATCAAAGAGGAAAAAGCTCAAATTGTTGAAAAAAATGAGAAAATTACAACAATTAAAGAGGGGCTAAAAAGACAACAAAAAACTTATGAAGAAAAGATTGCAAAAGCTATAAAAGTGCTTGAAAATGCATCTGGACTTACAGAAGATGAAGCAAAAGATTTAATGCTTGAAAAAGTAAAAGAAGATAGTAGAGCAACAATCGCTTCAATATTTAGAAAGAAATATAAACTAGCAGAACAAAAGTGTAAAGATGAAGTAAACAATATGCTTTCACATGCAGTTACTAGATATGCTGGTGAATTTGCTGCTGAAAGACTTATTAATAATCTTCCTTTAAGTGATGAAGAGACTAAAGGTAAAATTATTGGTAAAGAGGGAAGAAATATTAAAGCTCTTGAGATGTTATTAGGTGTAGATATTATTATTGATGATACACCAAATACTATTACAATTTCATCTTTTAATCTTTATAGAAGAGCAATAGCAACTAGAACTATTCAAGAGCTTTTGGAGGATGGAAGAATTCAACCTGCTAGAATAGAAGAGATATATTTAAAAGTTAAAAGTGACTTTGATAAAAATATCTTAAAAGAGGGTGAAGATGTAATTATGGAGCTTGGAATTAAATCTATGCATCCAGAATTAGTTAAACTTGTTGGAAGATTAAGATATAGAGCCTCTTATGGACAAAATGCATTAGCCCATACTCTTGAAGTTGCTAATTTAGCTGGATTATTAGCAGCACAAATGGGTGGAGATGCAATTTTAGCTAGACGTGCAGGGATTTTACACGATATTGGAAAATCTTTAACTCATGACATGCCAGGTTCACATGTTGACTTAGGCGCTGAAATCTGTAAAAGATATGATGAACCTGATACAGTTATAAATGCAATTTATGCTCATCATGGACACGAAGAACCTATAAATGTAGAAAGTGCTGCTGTATGTGCAGCTGATGCTTTAAGTGCTGCTAGACCTGGTGCTAGAAGAGAAGTTCTTGAAAGCTTCTTAAAAAGAGTAGAAGAGGTTGAAAATATTTCAACTTCAAAAACAGGTGTACTTAATGCTTATGCAATAAATGCAGGAAGAGAAGTAAGAGTAATAGTAAAAGCTGATTTAGTAAATGATGATGAAGCTATCTTACTTGCAACTGAAATAGCACAAGAGATTGAAGAAAAAGTTCAATATCCTGGTGAAATAAAAGTAAATGTAATTAGAGAGTTAAGAGCTTCTTCTTACGCAAGATAA